A region of Diadema setosum chromosome 15, eeDiaSeto1, whole genome shotgun sequence DNA encodes the following proteins:
- the LOC140238944 gene encoding carbohydrate sulfotransferase 15-like isoform X2 → MTDRELSSARLGEYIIPTVHGDRESGRRSPFTWGNNQQRRYSVSKLPRTEFVMGGKIERDGRSDVTGGIRSRLGLKNTPNRSMHRSLANRTSPMHRKISHGRNVIEELKSLERTLDADLQRRETLEGLPLNASLHVNDTDFQGLLRKIREELADMAAISSRKALWTYNRSALPKNLTRLGRMIFRMVPKRFLPDYRSPCFYSSTDDLGLVCLPYFFLAGFPKCATTDLYKKLLSHPDIVEAWKEPHWWTRTTFTRASVTHYFGHQRNLIKEMRKGGNKQLITLDASASTLWDTAYSIGKFSLRAPLPFTHADVMRALLPDTRFVVLLRAPSERLYSDYMAFDKLWRREKSPEDFHRRLILCLEDFRQCIEQFSFRTCTQIISHLRLNVGLYSVFIRQWLERFPREQFYILRTEDWAKDPAKELAQIFAFLGLYPLPSSVLKNVTTQGRENKRRDPDVLLGQMLPESKRLLDAFYQPFNEDLSRLLGNDDYLWRTA, encoded by the exons ATGACAGATCGTGAACTTTCGTCGGCTCGTCTCGGCGAGTACATAATCCCGACCGTCCATGGGGACCGGGAATCTGGGAGGAGGTCCCCGTTTACTTGGGGAAATAATCAGCAGAGACGTTACTCAGTCAGCAAGCTGCCTCGGACTGAATTCGTTATGGGCGGAAAAATAGAAAGAGACGGTCGTTCTGACGTCACAGGCGGGATTCGATCACGACTTGGCTTGAAAAACACCCCGAATCGCTCGATGCACCGATCGTTGGCTAATCGCACATCACCAATGCATAGAAAGATAAGTCACGGTAGGAACGTTATCGAGGAACTTAAATCCCTTGAGAGGACACTTGATGCGGATTTACAGCGGAGAGAGACGTTGGAGGGACTGCCGCTGAATGCATCTCTTCACGTAAACGATACCGACTTCCAAGGATTGCTGCGGAAAATCCGCGAAGAACTCGCGGATATGGCAGCTATTTCAAGCCGGAAAGCGCTGTGGACGTACAACCGTTCGGCGCTCCCAAAGAATCTGACTCGTCTTGGTCGAATG ATTTTCCGAATGGTCCCGAAAAGGTTTTTACCCGACTACCGAAGTCCGTGTTTCTACTCATCCACGGATGACTTGGGACTGGTGTGTCTGCCCTACTTCTTTCTCGCCGGATTTCCGAAGTGCGCCACCACCGATCTGTACAAGAAACTCTTGAGTCACCCCGACATCGTTGAGGCGTGGAAAGAGCCACACTGGTGGACGCGTACGACATTTACGA GAGCAAGTGTTACCCACTACTTTGGCCATCAAAGAAATCTAAtcaaagaaatgagaaaaggTGGGAACAAGCAGCTTATCACAC TTGATGCTTCGGCGAGTACATTGTGGGATACAGCCTACTCCATAGGCAAGTTTTCCCTTCGCGCTCCTCTTCCGTTCACGCACGCGGACGTCATGCGCGCACTTCTTCCCGATACGCGTTTCGTTGTTCTGCTACGTGCACCGTCGGAGCGGCTCTACTCGGACTACATGGCATTTGACAAATTGTGGCGCCGGGAAAAATCGCCAGAGGACTTCCACCGCCGCCTTATACTGTGCCTTGAGGACTTCCGCCAGTGTATAGAGCAGTTCTCTTTCAGGACATGCACTCAAATAATCTCCCACTTG AGGCTGAATGTGGGCCTTTATTCCGTTTTCATCCGGCAATGGCTGGAGCGATTTCCACGTGAACAGTTCTACATTCTGCGAACGGAGGACTGGGCCAAAGACCCCGCGAAAGAACTGGCTCAAATCTTCGCATTTCTCGGTCTAT ACCCACTCCCGTCATCCGTCCTGAAAAATGTTACAACGCAGGGAAGAGAGAACAAGAGGAGGGACCCGGATGTCTTGCTCGGACAAATGTTGCCGGAATCGAAGCGGCTATTAGACGCGTTTTACCAGCCGTTCAATGAGGATCTCTCCAGACTGCTGGGAAACGACGACTATTTGTGGCGAACCGCATGA
- the LOC140238944 gene encoding uncharacterized protein isoform X3 yields MATGIGKGLLQKPKTIGFFFAACSFLSLAYYHRALHYDWHSTDMTDRELSSARLGEYIIPTVHGDRESGRRSPFTWGNNQQRRYSVSKLPRTEFVMGGKIERDGRSDVTGGIRSRLGLKNTPNRSMHRSLANRTSPMHRKISHGRNVIEELKSLERTLDADLQRRETLEGLPLNASLHVNDTDFQGLLRKIREELADMAAISSRKALWTYNRSALPKNLTRLGRMIFRMVPKRFLPDYRSPCFYSSTDDLGLVCLPYFFLAGFPKCATTDLYKKLLSHPDIVEAWKEPHWWTRTTFTRASVTHYFGHQRNLIKEMRKGGNKQLITLDASASTLWDTAYSIGKFSLRAPLPFTHADVMRALLPDTRFVVLLRAPSERLYSDYMAFDKLWRREKSPEDFHRRLILCLEDFRQCIEQFSFRTCTQIISHLTHSRHPS; encoded by the exons ATGGCGACAGGAATAGGGAAAGGACTG CTGCAGAAGCCGAAAACTATCGGCTTCTTCTTCGCAGCTTGCAGTTTCCTGTCGTTGGCCTACTACCACCGAGCACTCCATTATGACTGGCACTCGACAGACATGACAGATCGTGAACTTTCGTCGGCTCGTCTCGGCGAGTACATAATCCCGACCGTCCATGGGGACCGGGAATCTGGGAGGAGGTCCCCGTTTACTTGGGGAAATAATCAGCAGAGACGTTACTCAGTCAGCAAGCTGCCTCGGACTGAATTCGTTATGGGCGGAAAAATAGAAAGAGACGGTCGTTCTGACGTCACAGGCGGGATTCGATCACGACTTGGCTTGAAAAACACCCCGAATCGCTCGATGCACCGATCGTTGGCTAATCGCACATCACCAATGCATAGAAAGATAAGTCACGGTAGGAACGTTATCGAGGAACTTAAATCCCTTGAGAGGACACTTGATGCGGATTTACAGCGGAGAGAGACGTTGGAGGGACTGCCGCTGAATGCATCTCTTCACGTAAACGATACCGACTTCCAAGGATTGCTGCGGAAAATCCGCGAAGAACTCGCGGATATGGCAGCTATTTCAAGCCGGAAAGCGCTGTGGACGTACAACCGTTCGGCGCTCCCAAAGAATCTGACTCGTCTTGGTCGAATG ATTTTCCGAATGGTCCCGAAAAGGTTTTTACCCGACTACCGAAGTCCGTGTTTCTACTCATCCACGGATGACTTGGGACTGGTGTGTCTGCCCTACTTCTTTCTCGCCGGATTTCCGAAGTGCGCCACCACCGATCTGTACAAGAAACTCTTGAGTCACCCCGACATCGTTGAGGCGTGGAAAGAGCCACACTGGTGGACGCGTACGACATTTACGA GAGCAAGTGTTACCCACTACTTTGGCCATCAAAGAAATCTAAtcaaagaaatgagaaaaggTGGGAACAAGCAGCTTATCACAC TTGATGCTTCGGCGAGTACATTGTGGGATACAGCCTACTCCATAGGCAAGTTTTCCCTTCGCGCTCCTCTTCCGTTCACGCACGCGGACGTCATGCGCGCACTTCTTCCCGATACGCGTTTCGTTGTTCTGCTACGTGCACCGTCGGAGCGGCTCTACTCGGACTACATGGCATTTGACAAATTGTGGCGCCGGGAAAAATCGCCAGAGGACTTCCACCGCCGCCTTATACTGTGCCTTGAGGACTTCCGCCAGTGTATAGAGCAGTTCTCTTTCAGGACATGCACTCAAATAATCTCCCACTTG ACCCACTCCCGTCATCCGTCCTGA
- the LOC140238944 gene encoding carbohydrate sulfotransferase 15-like isoform X1, which produces MATGIGKGLLQKPKTIGFFFAACSFLSLAYYHRALHYDWHSTDMTDRELSSARLGEYIIPTVHGDRESGRRSPFTWGNNQQRRYSVSKLPRTEFVMGGKIERDGRSDVTGGIRSRLGLKNTPNRSMHRSLANRTSPMHRKISHGRNVIEELKSLERTLDADLQRRETLEGLPLNASLHVNDTDFQGLLRKIREELADMAAISSRKALWTYNRSALPKNLTRLGRMIFRMVPKRFLPDYRSPCFYSSTDDLGLVCLPYFFLAGFPKCATTDLYKKLLSHPDIVEAWKEPHWWTRTTFTRASVTHYFGHQRNLIKEMRKGGNKQLITLDASASTLWDTAYSIGKFSLRAPLPFTHADVMRALLPDTRFVVLLRAPSERLYSDYMAFDKLWRREKSPEDFHRRLILCLEDFRQCIEQFSFRTCTQIISHLRLNVGLYSVFIRQWLERFPREQFYILRTEDWAKDPAKELAQIFAFLGLYPLPSSVLKNVTTQGRENKRRDPDVLLGQMLPESKRLLDAFYQPFNEDLSRLLGNDDYLWRTA; this is translated from the exons ATGGCGACAGGAATAGGGAAAGGACTG CTGCAGAAGCCGAAAACTATCGGCTTCTTCTTCGCAGCTTGCAGTTTCCTGTCGTTGGCCTACTACCACCGAGCACTCCATTATGACTGGCACTCGACAGACATGACAGATCGTGAACTTTCGTCGGCTCGTCTCGGCGAGTACATAATCCCGACCGTCCATGGGGACCGGGAATCTGGGAGGAGGTCCCCGTTTACTTGGGGAAATAATCAGCAGAGACGTTACTCAGTCAGCAAGCTGCCTCGGACTGAATTCGTTATGGGCGGAAAAATAGAAAGAGACGGTCGTTCTGACGTCACAGGCGGGATTCGATCACGACTTGGCTTGAAAAACACCCCGAATCGCTCGATGCACCGATCGTTGGCTAATCGCACATCACCAATGCATAGAAAGATAAGTCACGGTAGGAACGTTATCGAGGAACTTAAATCCCTTGAGAGGACACTTGATGCGGATTTACAGCGGAGAGAGACGTTGGAGGGACTGCCGCTGAATGCATCTCTTCACGTAAACGATACCGACTTCCAAGGATTGCTGCGGAAAATCCGCGAAGAACTCGCGGATATGGCAGCTATTTCAAGCCGGAAAGCGCTGTGGACGTACAACCGTTCGGCGCTCCCAAAGAATCTGACTCGTCTTGGTCGAATG ATTTTCCGAATGGTCCCGAAAAGGTTTTTACCCGACTACCGAAGTCCGTGTTTCTACTCATCCACGGATGACTTGGGACTGGTGTGTCTGCCCTACTTCTTTCTCGCCGGATTTCCGAAGTGCGCCACCACCGATCTGTACAAGAAACTCTTGAGTCACCCCGACATCGTTGAGGCGTGGAAAGAGCCACACTGGTGGACGCGTACGACATTTACGA GAGCAAGTGTTACCCACTACTTTGGCCATCAAAGAAATCTAAtcaaagaaatgagaaaaggTGGGAACAAGCAGCTTATCACAC TTGATGCTTCGGCGAGTACATTGTGGGATACAGCCTACTCCATAGGCAAGTTTTCCCTTCGCGCTCCTCTTCCGTTCACGCACGCGGACGTCATGCGCGCACTTCTTCCCGATACGCGTTTCGTTGTTCTGCTACGTGCACCGTCGGAGCGGCTCTACTCGGACTACATGGCATTTGACAAATTGTGGCGCCGGGAAAAATCGCCAGAGGACTTCCACCGCCGCCTTATACTGTGCCTTGAGGACTTCCGCCAGTGTATAGAGCAGTTCTCTTTCAGGACATGCACTCAAATAATCTCCCACTTG AGGCTGAATGTGGGCCTTTATTCCGTTTTCATCCGGCAATGGCTGGAGCGATTTCCACGTGAACAGTTCTACATTCTGCGAACGGAGGACTGGGCCAAAGACCCCGCGAAAGAACTGGCTCAAATCTTCGCATTTCTCGGTCTAT ACCCACTCCCGTCATCCGTCCTGAAAAATGTTACAACGCAGGGAAGAGAGAACAAGAGGAGGGACCCGGATGTCTTGCTCGGACAAATGTTGCCGGAATCGAAGCGGCTATTAGACGCGTTTTACCAGCCGTTCAATGAGGATCTCTCCAGACTGCTGGGAAACGACGACTATTTGTGGCGAACCGCATGA